Proteins from a genomic interval of Lolium perenne isolate Kyuss_39 chromosome 1, Kyuss_2.0, whole genome shotgun sequence:
- the LOC127327498 gene encoding uncharacterized protein isoform X1, with product MVAARSQKERSVPAKEKRSESNSNMVCSNPLPGPRSSSSRTPNRQKAEEEPRQWWSVRTRGTIRFLLLINPNRPHAGMGTMPGSKKKSAMPPMPSCGTVVSNKRKMAAVSGSAASLPDEMVEEVLLRLPVKSIVRFRAVCRSWSAMFSSEEFCCLHRAMLANAAPTATPKLLYVSPAAGFDSTAMYSCSPSDPRDNLLFTLDCARGNFVEVVTPAPCHGLTLLYDAVPPAYYICNAATREVTRLPPYLDMSRRSSAGLGFDARTRKYKVVRLINAKPKEKEMIKCEVYTAGGGYGDRWRPATREVPFGMRRFVLAAVANAARHKLPPVFANGSLHWLVNPKSFLSWPRAAVISFSVAEETFTYSRSPSFWASEQHQPPLARVSVEHLVEMDNQLCMVRDLRNNPNCSTLEIWKLLDYSSGNWSLSHQIDLSWQVARDFCEPQIVRVIGSVGNCRSVKKIIIATSKRMVDQKFENKVHSYDPRSKALETILSVRETHTSRITNTPSSRFGLFEESLAAVHKTDREIALSSTLAKATKEILLRLPAKSVIQTKLVCKQWLSLTESQSFIQSYLEHKNMDKRPKVMLVGKGTGQSGFSFAPLNRCLPEDHRHIVLLDTKMVCSKPCHGLNLISTEENDYLYNPCTGFHKVYCNQAQAQAEQHAFAVGNKNVGLGFDLLTCEHFLVEIFYKLKDFESRQYALTCELWRCKSGGYAQNSLVPPLPMNDMPPAYLEGMLYWMSEPRLGQKYERAIISFDIATNAFGVIPCPPCIAVWNGRSHQHAFVVELEGVLCAVLADPVGNNLDIWKLKHGEWCIAYIVHLEAWPDYSLETNVVVPLAVDPVDGRILLNTGKKLGLYDPVERTIQNLCSLDGAVACSKDQQSAGKPNIMGSEIRPLVPMLYEDNLACYPRVDKTRWM from the exons ATGGTGGCCGCGCGATCCCAGAAAGAAAGATCAGTTCCAGCCAAAGAGAAACGATCTGAATCCAATTCCAACATGGTTTGCTCGAATCCTTTGCCCGGACCCCGCTCGTCTTCCTCCCGGACACCAAATCGCCAAAAAGCGGAGGAGGAACCCCGACAGTGGTGGTCTGTCAGGACTCGGGGCACAATTCGATTCCTCTTGCTT ATCAATCCCAATCGGCCGCACGCCGGGATGGGCACGATGCCTGGCAGCAAGAAGAAGAGTGCCATGCCGCCAATGCCATCCTGCGGCACGGTGGTGAGCAACAAGAGGAAGATGGCTGCTGTATCCGGTTCCGCGGCGTCGCTCCCGGACGAGATGGTTGAGGAGGTGCTGCTGCGGCTTCCCGTCAAATCCATCGTACGCTTCCGGGCCGTCTGCCGCTCCTGGTCTGCAATGTTCTCCTCCGAGGAATTCTGCTGCCTCCACAGGGCGATGCTGGCTAATGCTGCACCGACAGCAACACCAAAGCTACTGTATGTCTCACCTGCAGCAGGATTTGACTCCACGGCCATGTACTCATGCTCGCCATCGGACCCCAGAGATAACCTATTGTTCACCCTCGACTGTGCCCGCGGCAACTTTGTGGAGGTAGTGACGCCCGCGCCGTGCCATGGCCTCACCCTTCTCTACGATGCTGTTCCGCCGGCTTACTACATTTGCAATGCGGCCACACGGGAAGTCACGCGCCTGCCGCCTTACCTTGACATGAGCCGCAGGTCCTCTGCTGGACTGGGATTTGATGCCCGGACAAGGAAGTACAAGGTGGTGAGGCTCATCAATGCAAAGCCCAAGGAGAAGGAGATGATCAAGTGTGAGGTGTACACAGCTGGAGGCGGGTATGGGGATCGCTGGAGGCCAGCTACCAGAGAGGTACCCTTTGGGATGCGCAGGTTTGTGCTTGCTGCTGTCGCTAATGCTGCCAGGCACAAACTACCACCTGTGTTTGCGAACGGATCTCTGCACTGGTTGGTCAACCCTAAATCCTTCCTCAGCTGGCCTAGAGCTGCTGTCATATCCTTTTCAGTCGCAGAGGAGACGTTCACATATTCCCGATCACCGTCATTCTGGGCATCAGAACAGCACCAGCCTCCCTTGGCCAGGGTATCAGTAGAGCACCTAGTGGAGATGGATAACCAACTGTGTATGGTCCGAGACCTTCGCAACAATCCTAATTGTAGCACTTTGGAAATTTGGAAGCTGCTTGATTATAGCTCTGGTAACTGGTCACTGAGTCATCAAATTGATTTGTCATGGCAAGTGGCAAGAGATTTTTGCGAGCCACAGATTGTAAGAGTTATTGGTTCTGTTGGCAATTGCAGGTCAGTGAAGAAGATTATCATCGCTACTAGCAAGCGCATGGTTGATCAAAAGTTCGAGAACAAGGTTCACTCCTATGACCCTAGGTCCAAAGCTCTAGAGACCATTCTTTCAGTCAGAGAGACACACACATCTCGTATAACCAATACCCCTAGTTCAAGATTCGGTTTATTCGAAGAGAGCCTTGCTGCAGTTCATAAAACAGATAGAGAGATAGCGTTATCATCTACCCTGGCTAAGGCGACTAAAgagatcctcctccgcctcccaGCCAAATCAGTCATACAGACTAAACTTGTCTGCAAGCAGTGGCTCAGTTTGACCGAAAGTCAAAGCTTCATTCAGTCGTACCTTGAACATAAGAACATGGATAAAAGACCAAAGGTCATGCTTGTTGGCAAGGGCACTGGACAGTCAGGCTTCAGTTTTGCTCCCCTGAATAGATGTCTTCCAGAAGATCATAGGCACATTGTGCTGCTTGATACAAAGATGGTTTGCTCGAAGCCTTGCCACGGTCTGAACCTGATAAGCACCGAGGAAAATGACTATCTCTACAACCCATGTACAGGTTTCCACAAGGTGTACTGTAACCAGGCGCAGGCGCAAGCGGAACAACATGCTTTTGCAGTTGGCAACAAGAATGTCGGATTGGGCTTCGACCTCTTGACTTGTGAGCATTTTCTCGTGGAAATCTTCTACAAGCTAAAGGACTTTGAATCTCGTCAATATGCCTTGACATGCGAGTTATGGCGGTGTAAATCCGGAGGTTACGCCCAAAATTCTCTGGTCCCACCTCTACCTATGAATGATATGCCACCCGCCTATCTTGAAGGGATGTTGTACTGGATGAGCGAGCCAAGGTTGGGACAGAAGTATGAGCGGGCCATTATCTCTTTCGACATTGCTACAAATGCTTTTGGTGTCATCCCTTGCCCTCCATGCATTGCAGTGTGGAATGGAAGATCTCATCAGCATGCATTTGTGGTAGAGCTGGAGGGAGTATTATGTGCTGTTCTAGCGGATCCAGTTGGGAACAATTTAGATATATGGAAGCTAAAGCATGGCGAATGGTGCATAGCATATATAGTTCACTTAGAAGCATGGCCTGACTATTCCCTTGAGACAAATGTTGTGGTGCCATTAGCTGTTGATCCTGTTGATGGAAGGATCCTGCTGAACACTGGGAAGAAATTAGGTTTATATGATCCAGTGGAGCGAACAATTCAGAATCTGTGTTCACTTGATGGGGCTGTCGCATGCTCTAAAGACCAACAATCAGCCGGGAAACCAAATATTATGGGCAGTGAAATTAGGCCTCTTGTTCCTATGTTATATGAGGATAACTTAGCGTGTTATCCCCGTGTGGACAAAACAAGATGGATGTGA
- the LOC127327498 gene encoding uncharacterized protein isoform X2: protein MGTMPGSKKKSAMPPMPSCGTVVSNKRKMAAVSGSAASLPDEMVEEVLLRLPVKSIVRFRAVCRSWSAMFSSEEFCCLHRAMLANAAPTATPKLLYVSPAAGFDSTAMYSCSPSDPRDNLLFTLDCARGNFVEVVTPAPCHGLTLLYDAVPPAYYICNAATREVTRLPPYLDMSRRSSAGLGFDARTRKYKVVRLINAKPKEKEMIKCEVYTAGGGYGDRWRPATREVPFGMRRFVLAAVANAARHKLPPVFANGSLHWLVNPKSFLSWPRAAVISFSVAEETFTYSRSPSFWASEQHQPPLARVSVEHLVEMDNQLCMVRDLRNNPNCSTLEIWKLLDYSSGNWSLSHQIDLSWQVARDFCEPQIVRVIGSVGNCRSVKKIIIATSKRMVDQKFENKVHSYDPRSKALETILSVRETHTSRITNTPSSRFGLFEESLAAVHKTDREIALSSTLAKATKEILLRLPAKSVIQTKLVCKQWLSLTESQSFIQSYLEHKNMDKRPKVMLVGKGTGQSGFSFAPLNRCLPEDHRHIVLLDTKMVCSKPCHGLNLISTEENDYLYNPCTGFHKVYCNQAQAQAEQHAFAVGNKNVGLGFDLLTCEHFLVEIFYKLKDFESRQYALTCELWRCKSGGYAQNSLVPPLPMNDMPPAYLEGMLYWMSEPRLGQKYERAIISFDIATNAFGVIPCPPCIAVWNGRSHQHAFVVELEGVLCAVLADPVGNNLDIWKLKHGEWCIAYIVHLEAWPDYSLETNVVVPLAVDPVDGRILLNTGKKLGLYDPVERTIQNLCSLDGAVACSKDQQSAGKPNIMGSEIRPLVPMLYEDNLACYPRVDKTRWM from the coding sequence ATGGGCACGATGCCTGGCAGCAAGAAGAAGAGTGCCATGCCGCCAATGCCATCCTGCGGCACGGTGGTGAGCAACAAGAGGAAGATGGCTGCTGTATCCGGTTCCGCGGCGTCGCTCCCGGACGAGATGGTTGAGGAGGTGCTGCTGCGGCTTCCCGTCAAATCCATCGTACGCTTCCGGGCCGTCTGCCGCTCCTGGTCTGCAATGTTCTCCTCCGAGGAATTCTGCTGCCTCCACAGGGCGATGCTGGCTAATGCTGCACCGACAGCAACACCAAAGCTACTGTATGTCTCACCTGCAGCAGGATTTGACTCCACGGCCATGTACTCATGCTCGCCATCGGACCCCAGAGATAACCTATTGTTCACCCTCGACTGTGCCCGCGGCAACTTTGTGGAGGTAGTGACGCCCGCGCCGTGCCATGGCCTCACCCTTCTCTACGATGCTGTTCCGCCGGCTTACTACATTTGCAATGCGGCCACACGGGAAGTCACGCGCCTGCCGCCTTACCTTGACATGAGCCGCAGGTCCTCTGCTGGACTGGGATTTGATGCCCGGACAAGGAAGTACAAGGTGGTGAGGCTCATCAATGCAAAGCCCAAGGAGAAGGAGATGATCAAGTGTGAGGTGTACACAGCTGGAGGCGGGTATGGGGATCGCTGGAGGCCAGCTACCAGAGAGGTACCCTTTGGGATGCGCAGGTTTGTGCTTGCTGCTGTCGCTAATGCTGCCAGGCACAAACTACCACCTGTGTTTGCGAACGGATCTCTGCACTGGTTGGTCAACCCTAAATCCTTCCTCAGCTGGCCTAGAGCTGCTGTCATATCCTTTTCAGTCGCAGAGGAGACGTTCACATATTCCCGATCACCGTCATTCTGGGCATCAGAACAGCACCAGCCTCCCTTGGCCAGGGTATCAGTAGAGCACCTAGTGGAGATGGATAACCAACTGTGTATGGTCCGAGACCTTCGCAACAATCCTAATTGTAGCACTTTGGAAATTTGGAAGCTGCTTGATTATAGCTCTGGTAACTGGTCACTGAGTCATCAAATTGATTTGTCATGGCAAGTGGCAAGAGATTTTTGCGAGCCACAGATTGTAAGAGTTATTGGTTCTGTTGGCAATTGCAGGTCAGTGAAGAAGATTATCATCGCTACTAGCAAGCGCATGGTTGATCAAAAGTTCGAGAACAAGGTTCACTCCTATGACCCTAGGTCCAAAGCTCTAGAGACCATTCTTTCAGTCAGAGAGACACACACATCTCGTATAACCAATACCCCTAGTTCAAGATTCGGTTTATTCGAAGAGAGCCTTGCTGCAGTTCATAAAACAGATAGAGAGATAGCGTTATCATCTACCCTGGCTAAGGCGACTAAAgagatcctcctccgcctcccaGCCAAATCAGTCATACAGACTAAACTTGTCTGCAAGCAGTGGCTCAGTTTGACCGAAAGTCAAAGCTTCATTCAGTCGTACCTTGAACATAAGAACATGGATAAAAGACCAAAGGTCATGCTTGTTGGCAAGGGCACTGGACAGTCAGGCTTCAGTTTTGCTCCCCTGAATAGATGTCTTCCAGAAGATCATAGGCACATTGTGCTGCTTGATACAAAGATGGTTTGCTCGAAGCCTTGCCACGGTCTGAACCTGATAAGCACCGAGGAAAATGACTATCTCTACAACCCATGTACAGGTTTCCACAAGGTGTACTGTAACCAGGCGCAGGCGCAAGCGGAACAACATGCTTTTGCAGTTGGCAACAAGAATGTCGGATTGGGCTTCGACCTCTTGACTTGTGAGCATTTTCTCGTGGAAATCTTCTACAAGCTAAAGGACTTTGAATCTCGTCAATATGCCTTGACATGCGAGTTATGGCGGTGTAAATCCGGAGGTTACGCCCAAAATTCTCTGGTCCCACCTCTACCTATGAATGATATGCCACCCGCCTATCTTGAAGGGATGTTGTACTGGATGAGCGAGCCAAGGTTGGGACAGAAGTATGAGCGGGCCATTATCTCTTTCGACATTGCTACAAATGCTTTTGGTGTCATCCCTTGCCCTCCATGCATTGCAGTGTGGAATGGAAGATCTCATCAGCATGCATTTGTGGTAGAGCTGGAGGGAGTATTATGTGCTGTTCTAGCGGATCCAGTTGGGAACAATTTAGATATATGGAAGCTAAAGCATGGCGAATGGTGCATAGCATATATAGTTCACTTAGAAGCATGGCCTGACTATTCCCTTGAGACAAATGTTGTGGTGCCATTAGCTGTTGATCCTGTTGATGGAAGGATCCTGCTGAACACTGGGAAGAAATTAGGTTTATATGATCCAGTGGAGCGAACAATTCAGAATCTGTGTTCACTTGATGGGGCTGTCGCATGCTCTAAAGACCAACAATCAGCCGGGAAACCAAATATTATGGGCAGTGAAATTAGGCCTCTTGTTCCTATGTTATATGAGGATAACTTAGCGTGTTATCCCCGTGTGGACAAAACAAGATGGATGTGA
- the LOC127327499 gene encoding F-box protein At1g11270 has protein sequence MDAKRKSAMPSCGEAANMTVEVFQSNKRKKPSVSVCTLLLPHDMMLEVLLRPPVKSVLRFRAVCRPWAELFSSKDFCSLHMAASKVLPPAPKLLVVSPTSRLDSSAVYSCSPSGHRDDLLFTFDSARHDSVEVVTPSSCCGLTLLFDASAPAYYVCNAATRAITRLPPHRYPRRDYTTGLGFDDQTREYKVVRLINGYNHEKEAVMCHVYTPGVDCWRRAAGGVPFSLSQFVISAVDHAVLDKIPPVFANGFLHWLICPTFNLKTPRDAIILFSVAEETFRSIRSPPFWGPRENKRPWSQSEGEHLVVMDDQVCIVRNLRNGTPHGSALEIWGLLDYDSSDWSLNHRIDLFGHIRRELSDPQVVRVIGSVGNCRSGKKIMITTSKHWVHEKFQKKVYTYDPRCQVLQCIHSVTETHTSPSHLIPGSRFCLFEESLAPVHKTDEDLALPSTLAKATIKKLLLQTESEILPMFQCYLRELASGGEGVYEGSSTKLPRRRLIIPAPVVANLQDF, from the exons ATGGATGCGAAGAGGAAGAGTGCCATGCCATCCTGTGGCGAGGCTGCGAATATGACGGTGGAGGTCTTCCAAAGCAACAAGAGGAAGAAGCCCTCTGTATCTGTTTGCACGCTGTTGCTTCCCCATGACATGATGTTGGAGGTTCTACTTCGGCCCCCCGTCAAATCAGTTCTCCGTTTTCGGGCCGTCTGCCGCCCTTGGGCTGAGCTCTTCTCCTCCAAGGATTTCTGCAGCCTCCACATGGCGGCCTCTAAGGTGCTGCCGCCAGCACCAAAGCTACTGGTGGTCTCGCCCACTTCAAGATTGGACTCCAGCGCAGTGTACTCATGTTCACCGTCGGGCCACAGAGATGATTTACTCTTCACCTTTGACTCTGCCCGCCACGACTCCGTGGAAGTGGTGACACCCTCGTCATGCTGTGGACTCACCCTTCTGTTTGATGCTTCTGCGCCAGCTTACTATGTTTGCAATGCCGCCACACGGGCAATTACTCGTCTGCCACCACACCGTTATCCTAGACGCGATTACACCACCGGACTGGGATTTGATGACCAGACAAGGGAGTACAAGGTGGTGAGGTTGATCAATGGGTATAACCATGAAAAGGAGGCTGTCATGTGTCATGTGTACACACCGGGAGTTGATTGTTGGAGGCGAGCGGCTGGTGGTGTACCCTTCAGTTTGTCCCAGTTTGTGATTTCTGCAGTTGATCATGCAGTGCTGGACAAAATACCACCTGTGTTTGCCAATGGATTCCTGCACTGGCTAATCTGTCCTACTTTTAACCTCAAAACGCCAAGAGATGCTATCATATTGTTTTCTGTTGCGGAGGAGACCTTCAGATCCATCCGTTCGCCGCCGTTCTGGGGACCAAGAGAGAACAAGCGCCCCTGGTCCCAGTCAGAAGGGGAGCACCTGGTTGTGATGGATGACCAAGTGTGTATTGTCCGGAACCTTCGCAACGGAACCCCTCATGGAAGCGCCCTAGAGATTTGGGGACTGTTGGATTATGACTCTAGTGATTGGTCGCTGAATCATCGAATCGATTTGTTCGGGCACATCAGAAGAGAATTAAGTGACCCACAGGTTGTGAGGGTTATTGGTTCTGTTGGCAATTGCCGGTCTGGGAAGAAGATTATGATTACTACTAGCAAGCACTGGGTTCATGAAAAGTTTCAGAAAAAAGTTTACACATATGACCCTAGGTGTCAAGTTCTACAGTGCATTCATTCTGTCACCGAGACACACACCTCTCCTTCACACTTGATCCCTGGTTCAAGATTCTGCTTATTTGAAGAGAGCCTTGCTCCAGTGCATAAAACAGATGAAGACCTTGCTCTGCCATCTACCCTGGCTAAAGCAACTATAAAGAAGCTGCTACTCCAAACTGAATCAGAGATACTGCCCATGTTCCAGT GTTATTTGCGGGAACTTGCTAGCGGTGGCGAGGGCGTTTATGAAGGTTCCTCTACGAAGCTTCCTCGACGCCGTCTCATCATCCCTGCGCCGGTGGTTGCCAATCTCCAGGATTTTTGA